A genomic region of Mycobacterium sp. Aquia_213 contains the following coding sequences:
- a CDS encoding class I SAM-dependent methyltransferase codes for MTNTDSSDSKRFDGDSWDLASSVGATATAVAARRAMASKGPNPLIDDPFAEPLVNAVGVDAFIRMMNGQVEVSEDDPAFTPQRLSEGMAVRTRYFDSFFLEAAEAGVRQAVILASGLDTRAYRLSWPADTVLFEIDQPQVIEFKTRTLADLGAAPTVDRRTVAIDLRDDWVGALRGNGFDAARPTAWIAEGLLGYLPPDAQDRLFDNITALSAPGSRIGTGYVPDMRDRVERRGREMSERWRRMGLNLNWSELVYTGERNDVAAYLTERGWQTTVRSTPEMYAHNGFEFPTEPSMVAFGDIKYLSATLGG; via the coding sequence ATGACGAACACCGACAGCAGCGATTCCAAGCGTTTTGATGGCGACAGCTGGGATTTGGCATCCAGCGTGGGAGCCACCGCCACCGCGGTGGCGGCCCGCCGGGCCATGGCGTCCAAGGGCCCCAACCCGCTGATCGACGATCCGTTCGCCGAGCCGCTGGTCAACGCCGTCGGCGTCGACGCCTTCATCCGGATGATGAACGGCCAGGTCGAGGTCTCCGAGGACGATCCCGCCTTCACCCCGCAGCGGCTCAGTGAGGGCATGGCCGTGCGCACCCGCTACTTCGACAGCTTCTTTCTCGAGGCCGCCGAAGCCGGTGTGCGTCAGGCGGTCATTCTCGCGTCCGGGCTGGACACCCGCGCTTACCGGTTGTCGTGGCCGGCCGACACCGTGCTCTTCGAGATCGATCAGCCGCAGGTGATCGAGTTCAAGACCCGCACCCTGGCCGATCTTGGGGCGGCCCCGACCGTCGATCGCCGGACAGTCGCGATCGACTTGCGGGACGATTGGGTAGGTGCGTTGCGCGGCAACGGATTCGACGCGGCGCGGCCGACGGCCTGGATCGCCGAAGGACTGCTCGGGTACCTGCCGCCGGATGCCCAGGATCGCCTGTTCGACAACATCACCGCGCTGTCGGCTCCCGGCAGCCGCATCGGCACCGGGTACGTCCCCGATATGCGCGACCGCGTCGAAAGGCGGGGTCGCGAGATGAGCGAACGCTGGCGCCGGATGGGCCTGAATCTCAACTGGTCCGAACTGGTCTACACCGGTGAGCGCAACGACGTGGCGGCCTACCTCACCGAACGAGGCTGGCAGACCACCGTGCGTAGCACACCGGAGATGTACGCGCACAATGGTTTTGAGTTCCCCACCGAACCATCCATGGTCGCCTTCGGCGACATCAAATATCTGTCCGCGACGCTAGGAGGCTGA
- a CDS encoding class I SAM-dependent methyltransferase gives MTRTDQDTWDLASSVGATATWVAACRALAGKQAGALIDDPFADPLVRAVGADFFIKVLDGEITDETGGLDPDADPDEEFNLQRMVNMMAVRTRYFDDFFADATAAGIRQVVILASGLDSRPYRLAWPEGTVVYEIDQPAVIEFKTSALSNLGAEPTAERRTVAVDLRDDWLNALRQAGFDETEPTAWSAEGLLMYLPPEAQDRLFDAITTLSAPGSRLATEYHRDGLPLLEKRAKAMAKRWGQFGFDTDVSSLVYHGERTPAADYLSAAGWQITARTRADQFAKAGLPVPPGEGLKALENHISVVAVLQ, from the coding sequence ATGACCCGTACCGACCAAGACACCTGGGACCTGGCCTCGAGCGTGGGGGCGACCGCGACCTGGGTCGCCGCCTGCCGGGCCCTTGCCGGCAAGCAAGCAGGCGCCCTGATCGACGATCCATTCGCCGACCCGCTGGTTCGTGCGGTGGGTGCGGATTTCTTCATCAAAGTGCTCGACGGCGAAATCACCGATGAGACCGGCGGTCTCGACCCCGACGCGGACCCCGACGAGGAGTTCAACCTGCAGCGGATGGTCAACATGATGGCCGTGCGCACCCGGTATTTCGACGACTTCTTCGCCGACGCGACTGCCGCCGGCATCCGCCAGGTCGTCATCCTGGCCTCCGGCCTGGACTCGCGCCCCTACCGGCTGGCCTGGCCCGAGGGCACCGTCGTGTACGAAATCGACCAACCGGCGGTCATCGAGTTCAAAACCAGCGCGTTATCGAACTTGGGCGCCGAGCCCACTGCCGAGCGCCGGACCGTTGCGGTTGACCTGCGTGACGATTGGCTAAACGCATTGCGCCAAGCCGGTTTTGACGAGACAGAGCCCACGGCGTGGAGCGCTGAGGGCCTGCTGATGTACCTGCCCCCGGAGGCGCAGGATCGGTTGTTCGACGCCATCACCACGCTGAGCGCACCGGGCAGCCGGCTGGCCACCGAATACCACCGCGACGGCCTGCCCCTGCTCGAGAAACGCGCCAAGGCGATGGCCAAGCGCTGGGGGCAATTCGGTTTCGACACCGACGTGTCCAGTCTCGTCTATCACGGTGAACGCACCCCGGCCGCGGATTACCTGAGCGCGGCCGGCTGGCAGATTACGGCGCGCACCCGCGCCGACCAGTTCGCCAAAGCCGGGCTGCCCGTGCCGCCGGGCGAGGGCCTCAAGGCGCTGGAGAACCACATTTCGGTGGTCGCCGTCTTGCAGTAG
- a CDS encoding GNAT family N-acetyltransferase — protein MTDHDRKAARREIADALLKALERRHEVLDLIVDADNNAAAVEAIAGLLGTSHTGAEAVFGLSFGQLTKASRKIIQAELEDLNKQLSFTLGERPASSGDSLELRAFSADADRDIFAVRTEDMGAAGDGSGGPAGNLDDEIRSALGRVDDEEAAWFVAIDSGEKVGMVFGELDHGEVQVRVWIHPDHRKRGYGTAALRKSRSELAWCFPAVPLVVRTPAAKPA, from the coding sequence ATGACTGACCACGACCGCAAAGCCGCCCGCAGAGAGATCGCGGATGCCCTGTTGAAAGCTCTTGAACGCCGCCACGAGGTCCTCGACCTCATTGTGGATGCCGACAACAACGCGGCCGCGGTCGAGGCGATCGCCGGTTTGCTCGGCACGTCGCACACGGGCGCCGAAGCGGTGTTCGGTCTGTCGTTCGGCCAGCTGACCAAGGCTTCGCGCAAGATCATCCAGGCCGAGCTCGAGGACCTGAACAAGCAGCTGAGCTTCACGCTCGGGGAGCGGCCGGCGAGCTCGGGCGACAGCCTGGAGCTGCGGGCGTTTTCCGCCGACGCGGATCGCGACATCTTCGCCGTGCGCACCGAGGACATGGGAGCGGCCGGCGACGGGTCCGGGGGGCCGGCGGGCAACCTCGACGACGAGATCCGCTCGGCGCTGGGACGGGTCGACGACGAGGAGGCCGCGTGGTTCGTGGCCATCGACTCCGGCGAGAAGGTCGGGATGGTGTTCGGCGAGCTGGACCACGGCGAGGTGCAGGTGCGCGTCTGGATCCACCCCGACCACCGCAAGCGGGGTTACGGCACCGCCGCGCTGCGCAAGTCGCGCTCGGAGCTGGCGTGGTGTTTCCCCGCCGTGCCGTTGGTGGTTCGCACGCCGGCGGCCAAACCGGCCTGA